The proteins below come from a single Gossypium raimondii isolate GPD5lz chromosome 2, ASM2569854v1, whole genome shotgun sequence genomic window:
- the LOC105788232 gene encoding probable GABA transporter 2 isoform X1, translated as MAEPPERDPFPEFRLDSDAGATFVLESKGKWWHAGFHLTTAIVGPTILTLPYAFRGLGWGLGFLCLTVLGCVTFYSYYLMSKVLEHCEKAGRRHIRFRELAADVLGSGWMFYFVIFIQTAINTGVGIGAILLAGECLKIMYENLSPNGSLKLYEFIEMVTVVMIVLSQLPSFHSLRHINFASLLLCLGYTFLMVGACINAGLSKNAPPRDYSLEPSGSSRVFSAFTSISIIAAIFGNGILPEIQATLAPPATGKMVKGLLMCYTVAFLTFYSAAVSGYWVFGNNSNSNILKSLMPDEGPSLAPTIVLGLAVVFVLLQLLAIGLVYSQVAYEIMEKQSADVKQGMFSKRNLIPRLILRSLYVIFCGFMAAMLPFFGDISGVVGAIGFIPLDFILPMLLYNMTYKPSRSTLTYWINLSIIIVFTGVGIMGSFSSIRKLVLDANKFKLFSSDVVD; from the exons ATGGCGGAACCTCCAGAACGAGACCCGTTCCCGGAGTTCCGCCTGGATTCCGATGCCGGAGCTACCTTTGTTcttgaatcaaaag gGAAGTGGTGGCATGCGGGGTTTCATCTGACGACGGCGATAGTGGGGCCGACAATTCTGACACTGCCATACGCGTTCAGGGGACTAGGTTGGGGCCTGGGTTTCTTATGTTTAACGGTTTTAGGATGCGTCACCTTCTACTCTTACTATCTCATGTCCAAGGTGCTTGAGCATTGTGAAAAAGCCGGCCGCCGCCATATCCGCTTCCGTGAACTCGCCGCCGACGTTCTAG GGTCTGGTtggatgttttattttgttatattcaTCCAAACCGCTATCAATACAGGGGTTGGAATAGGCGCAATTTTGCTTGCAGGGGAATGCCTCAAG ATCATGTATGAAAACCTTTCTCCAAATGGATCATTGAAGCTGTATGAGTTTATAGAAATGGTGACAGTGGTGATGATAGTTCTCTCTCAACTGCCTTCCTTCCATTCCCTCAGACATATCAATTTTGCTTCCCTTCTTCTTTGCTTGGGGTACACTTTCCTTATGGTTGGTGCTTGTATTAATGCAG GTCTCTCCAAAAATGCTCCTCCTAGGGACTATTCCTTGGAACCTTCAGGTTCATCAAGGGTGTTTAGTGCTTTCACTTCTATCTCCATAATAGCTGCAATTTTTGGGAATGGCATACTTCCTGAAATACAA GCTACTTTGGCTCCACCTGCTACAGGAAAGATGGTAAAAGGACTGCTAATGTGTTACACCGTGGCCTTCCTTACATTCTACTCAGCTGCAGTCTCCGGATATTGGGTTTTTGGCAACAACTCTAACTCAAACATTCTTAAAAGCTTGATGCCTGATGAAGGACCTTCTTTGGCTCCAACCATAGTTCTCGGCCTCGCCGTTGTCTTCGTTCTCCTCCAACTCTTAGCTATTGGCTTG GTTTATTCACAAGTTGCGTATGAGATCATGGAAAAACAATCAGCTGATGTGAAACAAGGGATGTTTTCCAAAAGGAACCTTATCCCTAGGCTAATACTTCGGTCACTGTATGTGATATTCTGCGGGTTTATGGCAGCAATGCTCCCTTTCTTTGGTGACATTAGTGGGGTCGTTGGTGCCATCGGCTTCATCCCGTTAGATTTCATCCTCCCTATGCTTCTTTATAACATGACTTATAAGCCTTCAAGGTCAACCCTCACCTACTGGATCAATTTGTCCATCATTATTGTCTTCACAGGTGTGGGAATCATGGGTTCATTTTCATCTATTAGGAAATTGGTTCTTGATGCCAACAAGTTCAAGCTTTTTAGCAGTGATGTGGTTGACTAA
- the LOC105788232 gene encoding probable GABA transporter 2 isoform X2 has translation MAEPPERDPFPEFRLDSDAGATFVLESKGKWWHAGFHLTTAIVGPTILTLPYAFRGLGWGLGFLCLTVLGCVTFYSYYLMSKVLEHCEKAGRRHIRFRELAADVLGSGWMFYFVIFIQTAINTGVGIGAILLAGECLKIMYENLSPNGSLKLYEFIEMVTVVMIVLSQLPSFHSLRHINFASLLLCLGYTFLMVGACINAGLSKNAPPRDYSLEPSGSSRVFSAFTSISIIAAIFGNGILPEIQATLAPPATGKMVKGLLMCYTVAFLTFYSAAVSGYWVFGNNSNSNILKSLMPDEGPSLAPTIVLGLAVVFVLLQLLAIGLLTIFIKSKQFPMNLLLLVHQYPRKNSDKILNGFGPEFRQLSASIRTRSTPIQDEEMLEKLMDHELVLRLEGKHTSSPIIVTVGNRTNGCYIASRNNKQASQ, from the exons ATGGCGGAACCTCCAGAACGAGACCCGTTCCCGGAGTTCCGCCTGGATTCCGATGCCGGAGCTACCTTTGTTcttgaatcaaaag gGAAGTGGTGGCATGCGGGGTTTCATCTGACGACGGCGATAGTGGGGCCGACAATTCTGACACTGCCATACGCGTTCAGGGGACTAGGTTGGGGCCTGGGTTTCTTATGTTTAACGGTTTTAGGATGCGTCACCTTCTACTCTTACTATCTCATGTCCAAGGTGCTTGAGCATTGTGAAAAAGCCGGCCGCCGCCATATCCGCTTCCGTGAACTCGCCGCCGACGTTCTAG GGTCTGGTtggatgttttattttgttatattcaTCCAAACCGCTATCAATACAGGGGTTGGAATAGGCGCAATTTTGCTTGCAGGGGAATGCCTCAAG ATCATGTATGAAAACCTTTCTCCAAATGGATCATTGAAGCTGTATGAGTTTATAGAAATGGTGACAGTGGTGATGATAGTTCTCTCTCAACTGCCTTCCTTCCATTCCCTCAGACATATCAATTTTGCTTCCCTTCTTCTTTGCTTGGGGTACACTTTCCTTATGGTTGGTGCTTGTATTAATGCAG GTCTCTCCAAAAATGCTCCTCCTAGGGACTATTCCTTGGAACCTTCAGGTTCATCAAGGGTGTTTAGTGCTTTCACTTCTATCTCCATAATAGCTGCAATTTTTGGGAATGGCATACTTCCTGAAATACAA GCTACTTTGGCTCCACCTGCTACAGGAAAGATGGTAAAAGGACTGCTAATGTGTTACACCGTGGCCTTCCTTACATTCTACTCAGCTGCAGTCTCCGGATATTGGGTTTTTGGCAACAACTCTAACTCAAACATTCTTAAAAGCTTGATGCCTGATGAAGGACCTTCTTTGGCTCCAACCATAGTTCTCGGCCTCGCCGTTGTCTTCGTTCTCCTCCAACTCTTAGCTATTGGCTTG CTGACTATCTTCatcaaatcaaaacaatttccGATGAACTTGCTACTGCTGGTTCACCAATATCCTCGGAAGAATTCAGACAAAATTCTCAACGGTTTTGGCCCTGAATTTCGACAACTTTCAGCCTCTATCCGTACTCGCAGCACACCAATTCAAGACGAAGAGATGCTTGAAAAACTCATGGACCATGAACTAGTCCTTCGACTTGAAGGAAAACATACTTCCTCGCCCATAATCGTTACCGTAGGTAACAGAACCAATGGATGTTATATTGCTTCTCGCAACAACAAACAAGCTTCACAATAA
- the LOC105788232 gene encoding probable GABA transporter 2 isoform X3, giving the protein MSKVLEHCEKAGRRHIRFRELAADVLGSGWMFYFVIFIQTAINTGVGIGAILLAGECLKIMYENLSPNGSLKLYEFIEMVTVVMIVLSQLPSFHSLRHINFASLLLCLGYTFLMVGACINAGLSKNAPPRDYSLEPSGSSRVFSAFTSISIIAAIFGNGILPEIQATLAPPATGKMVKGLLMCYTVAFLTFYSAAVSGYWVFGNNSNSNILKSLMPDEGPSLAPTIVLGLAVVFVLLQLLAIGLVYSQVAYEIMEKQSADVKQGMFSKRNLIPRLILRSLYVIFCGFMAAMLPFFGDISGVVGAIGFIPLDFILPMLLYNMTYKPSRSTLTYWINLSIIIVFTGVGIMGSFSSIRKLVLDANKFKLFSSDVVD; this is encoded by the exons ATGTCCAAGGTGCTTGAGCATTGTGAAAAAGCCGGCCGCCGCCATATCCGCTTCCGTGAACTCGCCGCCGACGTTCTAG GGTCTGGTtggatgttttattttgttatattcaTCCAAACCGCTATCAATACAGGGGTTGGAATAGGCGCAATTTTGCTTGCAGGGGAATGCCTCAAG ATCATGTATGAAAACCTTTCTCCAAATGGATCATTGAAGCTGTATGAGTTTATAGAAATGGTGACAGTGGTGATGATAGTTCTCTCTCAACTGCCTTCCTTCCATTCCCTCAGACATATCAATTTTGCTTCCCTTCTTCTTTGCTTGGGGTACACTTTCCTTATGGTTGGTGCTTGTATTAATGCAG GTCTCTCCAAAAATGCTCCTCCTAGGGACTATTCCTTGGAACCTTCAGGTTCATCAAGGGTGTTTAGTGCTTTCACTTCTATCTCCATAATAGCTGCAATTTTTGGGAATGGCATACTTCCTGAAATACAA GCTACTTTGGCTCCACCTGCTACAGGAAAGATGGTAAAAGGACTGCTAATGTGTTACACCGTGGCCTTCCTTACATTCTACTCAGCTGCAGTCTCCGGATATTGGGTTTTTGGCAACAACTCTAACTCAAACATTCTTAAAAGCTTGATGCCTGATGAAGGACCTTCTTTGGCTCCAACCATAGTTCTCGGCCTCGCCGTTGTCTTCGTTCTCCTCCAACTCTTAGCTATTGGCTTG GTTTATTCACAAGTTGCGTATGAGATCATGGAAAAACAATCAGCTGATGTGAAACAAGGGATGTTTTCCAAAAGGAACCTTATCCCTAGGCTAATACTTCGGTCACTGTATGTGATATTCTGCGGGTTTATGGCAGCAATGCTCCCTTTCTTTGGTGACATTAGTGGGGTCGTTGGTGCCATCGGCTTCATCCCGTTAGATTTCATCCTCCCTATGCTTCTTTATAACATGACTTATAAGCCTTCAAGGTCAACCCTCACCTACTGGATCAATTTGTCCATCATTATTGTCTTCACAGGTGTGGGAATCATGGGTTCATTTTCATCTATTAGGAAATTGGTTCTTGATGCCAACAAGTTCAAGCTTTTTAGCAGTGATGTGGTTGACTAA